A stretch of DNA from Tissierellales bacterium:
ATTTATGGGTGAATATAAGAGGCAATTGCACTTAAAATTAAAGCGCAATTGCCTCTTTCACTAATCTAAATTATAACTTGATTTTCTAAAAAAATTACTCGAAAACACTAAAATTTTAATACCTAGCCACTGCCCTAATAGGCGATCCATCACAATTCTCTACATTTATAGGAAACGCCATAAACTCTACCCATTTTGGTAGTTTATCTAGATTTTTTAAGTTCTCCACTATTACAGTTTTGTTTTTAGACAATATCTCGTGATGATTCTCAAAAGATTTTGTGTTCATTCCATCTATTGACATCTGATCTATACCTATACCTTTTAAATCATATTTCATAAGTTCTCTTACAACTTCTATAGATAAATATGGTCCTTCTTCAAAATACCTATCTTCGGCCCAGTATTTACTCCAATCCGTATCTATCAGAATAAATTCTGCTTCTCTTAAATCTTCAGTTTCTATATTCAAATCCTTCATCTCTATAATATTGCTACTAAGATCTCGTATATGTATCACAAGAGCTCGACCAATAAATTGAATTATATCGAATTGATCTAGTGTTTTACCCTTTAACTCCATATGAGCCGGCGAATCCATATGAGTCCCAGTATGAGAAAACATAGTCCATTTCGCCTCTCTAAATTTGTATTCTTCAAAGGTATACACATTGTCGAATTTCGGTTTTGGCGTTCCTGGATAAACTGGCATTTTTTCATTTAAATTATGAGTTAAATCTACTACCTTCATATTTTCACCTTCTAAGTTTATAGTTTTGTATACATTAATTCTATATCAGCTCCTCACTGTGAGCAAATACAAACATAGTATAATTCATTTTTAGCCTATGACAAATAAAAAAATCATGGTATAATTTTACAGTCATATAAATCTATTTTCACAAAGGAGTGTTTATGATGATATTATCACATTCTACAGAACTAATATCAATTCACATGGTAGTAAAAATTTTTAAAGCTATAATCAAATTAGGAGCATTAACTTTCTTCATATATCGTCTCGCTACCAGAAGTGGAGATATCTATGCCGACAAAGCTATGAAAGCTTATGAAAAAGAAAAATACGAGAAAGCAATAAATCTTTTAAAAAAATCGCTAACTAAAAAGCGAAAAGAAGTTAGCGACACCGATATCTACAATCTATTGATAGTTTGCGCTGCTGAACTCGGTGACGATGAGATGATTGTAGAATTCATACGTGAAGCTGAATTTAAAAATGCGATGACAGCATCAGGTTATGTAATATTATCTAGGATATACAGCAAACGTTCATACCCTAGTTCTCAAATAGAAAATATTCTTCACAAAGCTCTACACCTAGATCCAAACCACGCGCTTAGCTATGGTCAATTAGGCATTCTATATATAAATAGAGATTTGCCTAAAAAAGCTATTGAAAAACTAGAAAAAGCCATAGAACTCGATCCAAGTGAGGTCAGTTTTTTTACAAATTTAGCTATAGCTTATTATAAATTAGATGATTTAGATTCAGCAATGTTTTACTTTGACAAAGCTGAGCCTCTAGACCCTGAATATGTAAATAAACTCAGATTGATGATATCTTAGTTTTAACATACAAAACCTTCGAAAAACGTAGCTTTTCGAAGGTTTTGTTAGATAATTAACAATATCATCCAAAATTCACTAGATTTTGGATGATTACAGTGATTGTCATTTTTATAACAATGTTGTATAGTCAATATGTCGAAACAATTAGAATTGTTCGACAGCTTGA
This window harbors:
- a CDS encoding cyclase family protein is translated as MKVVDLTHNLNEKMPVYPGTPKPKFDNVYTFEEYKFREAKWTMFSHTGTHMDSPAHMELKGKTLDQFDIIQFIGRALVIHIRDLSSNIIEMKDLNIETEDLREAEFILIDTDWSKYWAEDRYFEEGPYLSIEVVRELMKYDLKGIGIDQMSIDGMNTKSFENHHEILSKNKTVIVENLKNLDKLPKWVEFMAFPINVENCDGSPIRAVARY
- a CDS encoding tetratricopeptide repeat protein — translated: MILSHSTELISIHMVVKIFKAIIKLGALTFFIYRLATRSGDIYADKAMKAYEKEKYEKAINLLKKSLTKKRKEVSDTDIYNLLIVCAAELGDDEMIVEFIREAEFKNAMTASGYVILSRIYSKRSYPSSQIENILHKALHLDPNHALSYGQLGILYINRDLPKKAIEKLEKAIELDPSEVSFFTNLAIAYYKLDDLDSAMFYFDKAEPLDPEYVNKLRLMIS